From a region of the Planctomycetia bacterium genome:
- a CDS encoding response regulator — translation MSHSLSPEAQRLLRQHSLRNWQTTDRMFGLLLTLEWVVLIVIALRTSPTTWSGTQQSIHPHVWIAVFLGAMVVVPPLWLSRRYPGSSESRHAVAIGQSLICALFIHLTGGRIESHFPIFGSLACLAFYRDWRVLVTATIVTGLDHAVRGIYWPTSVFGIASTDSWRWLEHIGWVLYEDFFLIYACRRSLAEMTEIACREAEANSSALRMEAVVEKRTSELQESERHLRQSRDRAQAANIAKSEFLANMSHEIRTPMTAILGYTDLLYELGDISKAPLSRVDAIETIQRNGNHLLALLNDILDLSRIESGKLSVERLPYAPAAILREVEHLMQVRADEMGIELCVRSEGVVPASVVGDPTRIRQIITNLLGNAIKFTERGSVTVVARFASTPTSTMEIDVIDTGIGMTVDAQSRIFEPFVQADASTSRRFGGTGLGLIISRRLAALLGGDVSIVYSEPDVGTCFRLCLPIEIESVSPVADVGSVEEIVAKKEIGSTNWEQSLVEMKLLVAEDGLDNQRLIFHYLKRAGAETVLAENGIEAVAFAEAADRAGRPFDAVLMDMQMPLMDGYEATKSLRQHQYRGRIIAVTAHAMAGDKRQCIEAGCDDYLTKPIDRRQLIQVLATLQTTARSPSPPTTKSSGEPSPSFTNDMSVV, via the coding sequence ATGAGTCACTCACTTTCGCCCGAAGCACAGCGACTGCTACGACAGCATTCACTTCGGAACTGGCAAACCACGGATCGGATGTTCGGACTCCTCCTGACGCTGGAGTGGGTCGTGCTCATCGTGATTGCGCTCCGCACGTCGCCGACTACGTGGTCGGGCACGCAGCAATCGATTCATCCTCATGTGTGGATCGCGGTTTTCCTCGGAGCGATGGTCGTCGTCCCGCCGCTGTGGCTGAGTCGCCGGTATCCGGGATCTAGCGAGTCGCGGCATGCGGTCGCGATCGGCCAATCGCTGATATGCGCCTTATTCATTCACTTGACCGGCGGCCGCATCGAATCGCACTTTCCTATTTTCGGCTCTTTGGCGTGCCTTGCCTTCTACCGCGACTGGCGAGTCTTGGTGACGGCAACCATCGTTACGGGCTTAGATCACGCGGTGCGCGGCATCTACTGGCCGACGAGCGTCTTCGGTATAGCTTCTACGGATTCATGGCGCTGGCTGGAACACATCGGATGGGTGCTCTATGAAGACTTCTTCTTGATCTATGCTTGTCGCCGAAGCTTGGCCGAAATGACGGAGATCGCATGTCGTGAGGCCGAAGCGAATTCCTCAGCGCTGAGAATGGAAGCCGTCGTGGAGAAGCGAACATCGGAACTTCAAGAAAGCGAGCGTCACCTCCGCCAGTCTCGAGATCGAGCGCAAGCGGCAAACATCGCGAAGAGCGAGTTTCTGGCGAACATGAGCCATGAGATTCGAACTCCGATGACGGCAATTCTCGGATATACCGACTTGCTTTACGAGCTAGGAGACATTTCCAAAGCACCGCTTTCTCGAGTCGACGCGATCGAGACGATTCAGCGGAACGGAAATCATTTGCTCGCTTTGCTCAACGACATTCTTGATCTCTCTCGAATCGAGTCCGGGAAGTTGTCGGTCGAAAGGCTGCCGTACGCTCCTGCCGCGATTCTTCGGGAAGTCGAACATTTGATGCAAGTTCGCGCCGACGAAATGGGGATCGAGCTCTGCGTTCGTTCGGAGGGAGTCGTCCCCGCGTCCGTCGTCGGCGACCCGACCAGGATCCGACAGATCATCACGAACCTGCTGGGAAATGCGATTAAGTTCACAGAGCGCGGCAGTGTGACTGTCGTCGCTCGCTTCGCATCGACCCCGACGTCGACCATGGAAATCGACGTGATCGATACGGGAATCGGAATGACGGTCGACGCTCAAAGCCGGATCTTCGAGCCGTTCGTTCAGGCCGATGCGTCGACATCACGTCGATTCGGCGGAACGGGTCTCGGTCTGATCATCAGTCGACGCCTTGCGGCGTTGCTCGGCGGCGACGTCTCAATCGTTTATTCGGAGCCGGATGTCGGAACTTGTTTTCGTCTTTGTTTGCCGATCGAAATCGAATCGGTTTCTCCTGTTGCCGACGTCGGCAGCGTCGAGGAAATTGTTGCCAAGAAGGAGATCGGATCGACGAACTGGGAGCAATCTCTTGTCGAAATGAAGCTGCTCGTGGCCGAAGACGGTTTAGACAACCAACGACTGATCTTCCACTACTTGAAACGAGCCGGAGCCGAAACGGTGTTGGCCGAGAACGGGATCGAAGCGGTCGCGTTCGCCGAGGCCGCGGATCGAGCTGGTCGACCATTCGACGCCGTATTGATGGATATGCAGATGCCGCTAATGGACGGATACGAAGCGACCAAGTCGCTCAGACAGCATCAGTACCGTGGTCGGATCATCGCCGTCACGGCGCATGCGATGGCCGGAGACAAACGGCAATGCATCGAAGCCGGCTGCGACGACTATCTCACGAAACCTATCGATCGCCGGCAACTCATCCAGGTTTTGGCCACGTTGCAAACAACTGCGCGAAGTCCGTCGCCGCCGACCACGAAGTCCTCAGGTGAACCTTCACCATCCTTTACGAACGACATGAGCGTTGTCTAA
- a CDS encoding CBS domain-containing protein, with amino-acid sequence MPLPHEVVAGCIALMGIAICFVDRRVRNARPKFGRRRGDLMEPESDPYDEASRNRLAQKRLRILGTLVNDNHKLLPSDLTVGDLMTTVVRTACPLTTIAELRAMTIEYKIRHILVCNDDNELVGVVSDRDLRRVSLKLVASDLMAECPTTVSSDMLVNQAITVLLYGHISSLPVVDAGRLVGIITTTDVVMTLQCAMLAVEQMVRDLGAGNRPASATYSES; translated from the coding sequence TTGCCGCTGCCACATGAAGTCGTCGCCGGCTGCATCGCGCTGATGGGGATCGCAATCTGCTTCGTCGATCGGCGCGTGCGCAACGCAAGGCCGAAGTTCGGCCGACGTAGAGGGGACTTGATGGAGCCCGAGTCGGATCCATACGACGAGGCATCGAGGAACCGCTTAGCACAAAAGCGGTTAAGAATTCTCGGCACGCTTGTGAACGACAATCACAAGCTACTGCCGAGCGACTTGACGGTCGGTGATCTCATGACGACCGTCGTCCGAACGGCATGTCCTTTGACGACCATCGCGGAACTCCGAGCGATGACAATCGAGTACAAGATTCGACATATCCTAGTCTGCAACGACGACAACGAGCTCGTCGGCGTCGTCAGCGATCGAGATCTTCGTCGCGTATCGCTCAAACTCGTTGCCTCCGACTTGATGGCGGAGTGCCCGACGACTGTTTCTTCGGATATGCTCGTGAATCAGGCAATTACGGTTTTGTTATATGGGCACATCTCCAGTCTCCCGGTCGTCGACGCCGGTCGATTGGTCGGCATCATCACGACGACCGACGTCGTCATGACATTGCAATGCGCGATGTTGGCCGTCGAACAGATGGTGCGTGATCTGGGAGCCGGAAACCGACCGGCGAGCGCAACCTACTCCGAGTCATAG
- a CDS encoding chemotaxis protein CheA, with protein MNVASQDQIELLQDFADEALTSLRSLAQHLAAYRAAPAPEPINAVFRGIHSLKGNAGFFGLIAIKTFAHTVENTLDEIRAKLQPISEELERAFTSAFDLLEEMVTTAVGGVVAEETSAEAQRILDEIETHAAPRDARLGTRNDLARILRGLAGLNVAGLATPSDWLEAVADTMLDDLHLELYEQVNAGAGSSAGVAAEAWTPAQFAALEASGSLTEKLDDLDDILHLFLAFDEGKYLPETGHNFVVAAKAMAVKSRAVGRESFATALETTARTFETITASPIPLDSTLLAVVWDELWPELAKLTTDRPSDALAVTDNAKSTNETSNIVVSHYSAATAAVAPPAQREKENSGRLVRVKEERLDEFLNLVARLFITGEMFKDVQSRMAESRQLKPMVEELRGIIRNFSEQAHALQKGLFSLRRVPVVNLFAKYPGMARNLGRQLGKEVDVQLLGEELEIDKVLLEDLDAPLTHILRNAVDHGIDDPESRENRGASRCGKLTLKAEVTRTHVRILITDDGRGIDPKKLKTKAREKRLLSDSELDAMSDEEAVQLIFHPGFSTAEKLSEVSGRGVGLDVVRNAVRKHRGEVYVSSQINVGTTFRLEVPLREAVLVIDGLMVRNEGEEFVIPFEFIREITQLRPDQLAPLHGAEVATIRGTVYDARRLSTLLNGATNRSVAERPMSAIVVGTHYGQLCVLVDQVLGTRKVVVNGLNDVVTGSPAVAGVAQLGGGHLALVLSVPEIINELTLGSSPNECGLA; from the coding sequence ATGAACGTCGCGTCTCAAGATCAAATCGAATTGCTACAAGACTTCGCCGATGAAGCGCTCACCTCATTGCGGTCGCTTGCGCAGCATCTTGCCGCCTATCGTGCTGCGCCCGCTCCGGAGCCGATCAACGCCGTTTTCCGAGGGATTCATTCCCTCAAAGGAAACGCCGGTTTCTTCGGTCTGATCGCGATCAAGACCTTTGCGCACACTGTCGAGAATACGCTTGACGAGATTCGTGCGAAGTTGCAACCGATCAGTGAGGAGCTTGAGCGCGCATTCACTTCGGCCTTCGACTTGCTCGAAGAGATGGTTACGACGGCTGTCGGCGGCGTGGTTGCCGAAGAGACGTCGGCCGAGGCACAGAGAATTCTCGACGAGATCGAAACGCATGCGGCTCCGAGAGACGCTAGACTCGGCACCCGCAACGACCTCGCCCGAATCCTACGCGGACTAGCCGGTCTAAACGTCGCCGGGCTGGCAACCCCATCCGACTGGCTGGAAGCAGTCGCCGACACGATGCTCGACGACCTGCACCTTGAGCTCTACGAACAAGTGAACGCCGGAGCTGGGAGCAGCGCAGGCGTCGCCGCCGAAGCATGGACTCCGGCTCAATTCGCGGCTTTGGAAGCCAGCGGTAGCCTCACCGAGAAACTCGACGACCTCGACGATATTCTGCATCTCTTTCTCGCCTTCGACGAAGGTAAGTATCTTCCCGAGACCGGTCATAACTTCGTCGTCGCTGCCAAAGCGATGGCGGTTAAGTCACGTGCGGTCGGTCGCGAGAGCTTTGCGACCGCTTTGGAAACGACGGCGCGGACTTTCGAAACAATCACCGCGAGTCCGATCCCACTCGATTCGACCCTACTCGCGGTGGTTTGGGACGAGCTGTGGCCCGAGCTTGCGAAGTTGACAACCGACCGTCCGAGCGACGCTTTGGCCGTCACGGACAATGCGAAGTCGACCAACGAGACCAGCAATATAGTCGTAAGCCATTATAGCGCGGCAACGGCAGCTGTAGCTCCACCGGCACAGCGTGAAAAAGAGAATTCCGGTCGACTGGTTCGCGTTAAGGAAGAACGGCTCGACGAGTTTCTGAACCTCGTCGCGAGGTTGTTCATCACCGGCGAAATGTTCAAAGATGTTCAAAGTCGAATGGCCGAGTCGCGACAACTGAAACCGATGGTGGAAGAGCTGCGCGGGATCATCCGCAACTTCTCCGAACAAGCTCACGCGCTTCAGAAGGGCCTGTTCTCGCTGCGCCGCGTGCCAGTCGTCAACCTCTTCGCTAAGTATCCCGGCATGGCTCGCAACTTGGGCCGACAGTTGGGGAAGGAGGTCGATGTTCAGCTTCTCGGCGAAGAGCTCGAGATTGACAAGGTCTTGCTGGAGGATCTCGATGCGCCGTTGACGCACATCCTTCGCAACGCCGTCGATCACGGAATCGACGATCCGGAAAGTCGTGAGAATCGAGGCGCGTCGCGTTGCGGCAAACTCACTCTCAAGGCTGAAGTCACGCGAACCCATGTGCGGATTCTCATCACCGACGATGGACGCGGCATCGATCCGAAGAAGCTGAAGACCAAGGCACGCGAAAAGCGATTGCTAAGCGATTCGGAACTCGATGCCATGTCGGACGAAGAAGCGGTCCAGCTCATCTTTCATCCCGGCTTTTCGACGGCGGAGAAACTTTCGGAGGTCTCAGGGCGCGGCGTCGGACTCGATGTCGTCCGCAATGCTGTCCGCAAGCATCGAGGCGAAGTGTACGTCAGTTCCCAAATCAATGTCGGAACGACGTTTCGCCTAGAGGTGCCGCTGCGCGAGGCGGTGCTCGTGATCGACGGCCTGATGGTTCGAAACGAAGGAGAGGAATTTGTCATTCCATTCGAATTCATTCGCGAAATCACTCAATTGCGGCCGGATCAACTCGCTCCGCTCCATGGCGCCGAGGTCGCGACGATTCGCGGCACGGTCTACGACGCGCGCCGACTGTCGACTCTCCTTAACGGCGCGACGAATCGGTCGGTCGCTGAGAGGCCGATGTCGGCCATCGTCGTCGGTACGCACTACGGGCAGCTTTGCGTATTAGTCGATCAAGTTCTCGGCACACGTAAAGTCGTCGTTAACGGACTGAACGACGTCGTGACGGGCTCGCCTGCCGTGGCAGGTGTGGCTCAACTCGGCGGCGGCCATCTCGCTCTCGTGCTGAGCGTCCCCGAGATCATCAACGAGTTGACACTTGGTTCATCGCCGAACGAATGCGGCCTTGCCTAG
- a CDS encoding response regulator produces MNRDEPLRVLHIDDDPATTRLVAKMLGSHGIEVTQLNDPRQAIDTVLNGNYRVVVLDIDMPGLDGIELLQQIKQADGGTAVIMLTGLVSLSSALRTMRRGAHACLFKPLVDADALLECIREVTHNIHRWWDTLKQLSDLRRQEHVSLIEEDRASLLTTAKR; encoded by the coding sequence ATGAATCGAGACGAACCGCTCCGTGTACTCCATATCGATGATGATCCCGCGACGACCCGTCTCGTTGCCAAGATGCTCGGCTCACACGGAATCGAAGTCACGCAACTGAACGATCCGCGCCAAGCGATCGACACCGTGTTGAACGGCAACTATCGAGTCGTCGTGCTCGATATCGATATGCCGGGCCTCGACGGCATCGAGCTCTTGCAGCAGATTAAGCAAGCCGACGGCGGGACGGCGGTGATCATGTTGACCGGCCTCGTGTCGCTTAGCAGTGCTTTGAGAACGATGCGGCGAGGCGCACACGCCTGCCTCTTCAAGCCGCTGGTCGATGCCGATGCCTTACTCGAGTGCATTCGAGAAGTGACGCACAACATCCACCGCTGGTGGGACACACTTAAACAACTTTCCGACCTGCGACGCCAGGAACACGTCTCGCTAATCGAAGAAGATCGGGCTTCTCTTCTCACTACCGCCAAACGCTAA
- a CDS encoding response regulator, with product MKTVISKLRIALVDDDPAQARLYSMILEKALGTTAEIAAFTESDKAAEYLNDHLVDVLITDLRMPNVDGLELIRIAKRRSNGAQVLIMTATSTADSLVDAAELGASDYLLKPFAKELLIDLVEQSQRRLARWRAALAGTFHQGRPLLQLEDY from the coding sequence ATGAAGACCGTTATTTCCAAACTTCGTATCGCGCTCGTCGACGACGACCCGGCACAAGCCCGCCTCTATTCGATGATCCTCGAAAAGGCCCTAGGTACGACCGCGGAGATCGCCGCATTTACGGAATCGGACAAGGCCGCCGAATATTTGAACGATCATTTGGTCGACGTCTTGATCACTGACCTCCGAATGCCCAACGTCGACGGCCTTGAATTGATTCGTATCGCGAAACGCCGCTCCAACGGGGCTCAAGTGCTCATCATGACTGCCACCTCGACGGCCGATAGTCTCGTCGATGCCGCCGAATTGGGTGCCTCGGATTATCTACTCAAGCCGTTTGCGAAGGAACTCTTGATCGACTTGGTCGAACAGTCGCAGCGCCGTCTCGCACGCTGGCGGGCGGCCTTGGCGGGCACGTTTCATCAAGGACGGCCCTTGCTTCAGTTGGAAGACTACTGA
- a CDS encoding chemotaxis protein CheX, with the protein MQYHPIKTEYINPFVESVTTVFKTMLSLDVRRGTLYVKDGFQPSLEITGVIGLSGVAKGSVLLGMSKTVAITATEILLGEKMTTIDGNVVDAVGELTNMIVGGAKAKLESLNLSIGLPTVVVGKNHTVVFPTGIHPIGIPFESDAGAFCLEVSLVDS; encoded by the coding sequence ATGCAGTATCACCCGATCAAGACCGAATACATCAACCCCTTCGTCGAATCGGTTACGACCGTATTCAAGACGATGCTGAGCTTGGATGTTCGGCGCGGGACGCTTTACGTCAAAGACGGCTTTCAACCCTCGCTGGAGATCACGGGTGTGATCGGACTCTCCGGAGTCGCGAAAGGCTCCGTGTTGCTGGGTATGAGCAAGACCGTCGCGATAACCGCCACGGAGATTCTCCTCGGAGAGAAGATGACGACGATCGATGGTAACGTCGTCGATGCGGTAGGGGAGCTCACGAACATGATCGTCGGCGGCGCGAAAGCGAAGCTGGAAAGCCTGAACCTGAGCATAGGTCTACCGACCGTCGTCGTCGGCAAGAACCACACCGTCGTGTTCCCGACCGGGATTCATCCGATCGGCATTCCTTTCGAAAGCGACGCCGGAGCGTTCTGTCTCGAAGTCAGTTTGGTTGACTCCTAG
- a CDS encoding response regulator produces MKVLVADDSGVMRKIIIRGLSALGVTEIVEAGDGNEAVKHFSEQSFDLVLTDWNMPGKTGIEVLKEIRASGSTIPVVLITTETEKKRVMDAIQAGVSEYVVKPFDAATLQAKLGKFIDASLV; encoded by the coding sequence ATGAAAGTATTGGTCGCCGACGATTCCGGCGTGATGCGCAAGATCATCATTCGCGGCTTGTCGGCGCTCGGCGTGACCGAGATCGTCGAAGCCGGTGACGGCAACGAGGCCGTCAAGCACTTTTCGGAGCAGTCGTTCGACCTCGTGCTGACCGATTGGAACATGCCGGGCAAGACGGGTATCGAAGTGCTCAAGGAGATCCGCGCTTCGGGCTCGACGATCCCCGTCGTGTTGATCACGACGGAAACCGAGAAGAAGCGGGTGATGGATGCGATCCAGGCCGGTGTGTCGGAATACGTCGTCAAGCCCTTCGACGCAGCGACGTTGCAGGCGAAGCTCGGCAAGTTCATCGATGCCTCTCTTGTTTAA
- a CDS encoding chemotaxis response regulator protein-glutamate methylesterase — MSRKQIRVMVVDDSRVIRELIGDGLAAHPDLIVVGSCADGIEALASLEALRPDVVTLDLQMPRMDGLETLDRLLTCRPTPVIVVSALTQRAADVTLQALDRGAMDYVAKPDGLADMKRVFGEELPQKIRNMCGADVRRVLQLRRTKQLRTAVRSVATTTTNERADRYTGCIAIGISTGGPPALAQLFGALVPPLPPIVIVQHMPQMFTSPFANRLNSLSSIRVREASQGDILRPNEALVAPGGKHLSLRRTGGRVEVVISDGDPVSGHKPSVDVMMRSAAQTFGKACVGVIMTGMGRDGADGCGLIRAVGGYVLGQDEGSSDVYGMNKVAFVEGHVDVQTALQNLPEAIAVQARRRCVGTNPAAVTTQALPLKKGF; from the coding sequence ATGAGCAGAAAACAAATTCGAGTCATGGTCGTCGACGACTCTCGAGTGATCCGCGAGCTCATCGGCGACGGGCTGGCTGCGCACCCCGATCTCATCGTCGTGGGGTCATGTGCGGATGGGATCGAAGCCCTCGCTTCGCTTGAGGCTCTGCGGCCGGATGTCGTGACTCTCGACCTGCAGATGCCCAGGATGGACGGACTCGAGACGCTCGATCGGTTGCTGACCTGTCGTCCGACGCCGGTGATCGTCGTCAGCGCCTTGACGCAACGAGCGGCCGACGTCACGTTGCAAGCGCTTGATCGCGGGGCCATGGATTACGTGGCTAAGCCCGACGGCTTAGCGGATATGAAGCGAGTGTTCGGCGAGGAACTGCCGCAGAAGATTCGCAACATGTGCGGGGCCGACGTGCGCCGTGTCTTGCAACTTCGCAGAACGAAGCAGCTTCGCACGGCCGTTCGGAGTGTCGCGACGACCACGACAAACGAACGAGCCGACCGCTACACGGGCTGCATTGCGATCGGGATCTCGACCGGAGGTCCGCCGGCATTGGCTCAGTTGTTCGGCGCTCTCGTGCCTCCGTTGCCGCCGATCGTCATCGTGCAACACATGCCGCAGATGTTTACCTCTCCGTTCGCGAATCGCCTGAACAGCTTATCCTCGATTCGCGTCAGAGAAGCGTCGCAAGGCGACATCTTGCGACCGAACGAGGCGCTCGTCGCACCCGGCGGCAAGCATCTTTCACTCCGACGAACCGGCGGACGGGTCGAAGTGGTGATCTCCGACGGCGATCCCGTGAGCGGTCATAAGCCGTCGGTCGACGTGATGATGCGCAGCGCAGCACAGACGTTCGGTAAGGCTTGCGTCGGCGTCATTATGACCGGAATGGGACGCGACGGCGCCGACGGTTGCGGACTCATTCGAGCGGTCGGCGGCTATGTCCTCGGCCAAGACGAAGGATCTTCGGATGTCTACGGCATGAACAAGGTTGCCTTCGTCGAAGGGCACGTGGATGTCCAAACGGCGCTCCAAAATCTTCCCGAGGCGATCGCCGTACAGGCGCGTCGCCGCTGCGTCGGAACGAATCCCGCCGCGGTCACTACTCAAGCACTTCCTCTAAAAAAGGGTTTCTAG
- a CDS encoding response regulator — translation MENTLLVTDDSMIIRELIKDVAVESGWRVVAEATNGQEAIDRYRELRPTAVTLDMVMPEFDGLHGLKGIRAFDPTAQVLLVSAIDQTKILKEAISCGAADFIVKPFEKTRLKAALQALAKQASVN, via the coding sequence ATGGAAAACACATTACTTGTTACCGACGACTCCATGATCATCCGCGAGCTGATTAAAGACGTCGCAGTGGAGTCTGGATGGCGCGTCGTGGCTGAAGCGACGAACGGTCAAGAGGCGATCGACCGCTATCGTGAGCTGCGTCCGACGGCGGTCACGCTCGACATGGTCATGCCCGAGTTCGACGGTCTACACGGTCTGAAAGGAATTCGCGCCTTCGATCCGACGGCTCAGGTGCTGCTTGTCAGCGCCATCGACCAAACGAAGATTCTTAAGGAAGCGATTTCATGCGGGGCGGCCGATTTCATCGTCAAGCCGTTCGAAAAGACTCGTCTCAAAGCGGCCTTGCAAGCTTTGGCAAAGCAGGCATCGGTGAATTGA
- a CDS encoding chemotaxis protein CheD, giving the protein MPTTTITPKPAAARSPGTAREEAVAAASVGMGQIALLSPDGVGTAVLGSCVGLTLYDPNLRYAAMAHIVLPSSDNRTGSAGKFADTALDAMVAKLRAHGIDPSRLTAKLTGGASMFESKGPFQIGKQNVDAVVERLAALRIRLLSEHVGGTHGRRVTFQCRTGSLLVEVLGSVPITI; this is encoded by the coding sequence ATGCCTACGACCACGATCACACCGAAACCGGCCGCCGCACGCTCGCCGGGTACGGCGCGCGAAGAAGCCGTCGCCGCCGCCTCCGTCGGTATGGGCCAGATCGCACTCCTTTCGCCCGACGGCGTCGGTACGGCGGTCTTAGGTTCCTGCGTCGGCCTCACGCTTTACGATCCCAACCTGCGCTACGCGGCGATGGCCCACATCGTGTTGCCGTCGTCCGACAATCGCACCGGAAGTGCCGGTAAGTTCGCCGACACGGCCCTCGACGCGATGGTAGCCAAGCTGCGGGCCCACGGCATCGATCCGTCCAGGCTCACGGCCAAGCTGACCGGCGGGGCAAGCATGTTCGAATCGAAAGGACCGTTTCAGATCGGAAAACAGAACGTCGATGCCGTCGTCGAACGACTCGCGGCACTCAGAATTCGTCTGCTGAGCGAGCACGTCGGCGGCACTCACGGTCGTCGCGTCACGTTTCAATGCCGTACCGGATCCTTGCTCGTCGAAGTTCTCGGCTCGGTGCCGATCACGATCTAA